From a single Microbacterium murale genomic region:
- a CDS encoding DUF4126 domain-containing protein: MIEFLIGSSLAASAGLNAWMPLFLLGLADRFLPAVDLPSGWAWISSDIALWILGILLLLEVVADKIPALDSINDVVQSVLRPASGGIVFGAGASSQTVAVDDPSSFFSENTWVPIATGIVIALIVHVVKATARITANTVTGGLAAPVLSTAEDGASFLLAALAIIVPVLAGILLIGLIVAVVMFFRRRRRRQLSTGQVDG; encoded by the coding sequence GTGATCGAGTTCCTGATCGGCTCCAGCCTCGCAGCATCGGCCGGGCTCAACGCATGGATGCCGCTCTTCCTGCTGGGCCTCGCCGACCGCTTCCTTCCGGCAGTGGATCTTCCCTCCGGTTGGGCGTGGATCTCCAGCGACATCGCCCTGTGGATTCTCGGAATCCTACTGCTGCTCGAGGTCGTCGCCGACAAGATCCCCGCACTGGATTCGATCAACGACGTCGTCCAGAGCGTGCTGCGCCCGGCATCCGGCGGCATCGTCTTCGGTGCGGGCGCCAGCTCCCAGACGGTCGCCGTCGATGACCCTTCGTCGTTCTTCTCCGAGAACACCTGGGTCCCGATCGCCACGGGCATCGTGATCGCGCTGATCGTGCACGTCGTCAAAGCCACAGCTCGAATCACGGCGAACACAGTAACCGGCGGGTTGGCCGCTCCGGTGCTGAGCACAGCCGAGGACGGTGCGTCCTTCCTGCTCGCCGCACTCGCGATCATCGTGCCTGTGCTCGCCGGCATTCTCCTGATCGGCCTGATCGTCGCGGTCGTGATGTTCTTCCGACGGCGGCGTCGCAGACAGCTCTCAACCGGTCAGGTCGACGGCTGA
- the uvrB gene encoding excinuclease ABC subunit UvrB produces MQPTRSVRPFEVISEYEPAGDQPQAIAELAARINAGETDVVLLGATGTGKSATTAWLVEQVQRPTLVLAHNKTLAAQLANEFRELMPNNAVEYFVSYYDYYQPEAYVPQTDTFIEKDSSVNAEVERLRHSTTNSLLSRRDVIVVSTVSCIYGLGAPEEYLRAMVALQVGERYDRDALIRQFIAMQYNRNDVDFSRGNFRVRGDTIEIIPVYEEHAIRIELFGDEIEALYTLHPLTGEVIEKLDAVPIFPASHYVAGTDVVQRAIGTIEDELAERLKEFERQGKLLEAQRLRMRTTFDLEMLQQLGFCSGIENYSRHMDGRAPGEPPHTLLDFFPDDFLMVIDESHATVPQIGAMYEGDASRKRTLVDHGFRLPSAMDNRPLRWDEFKNRIGQTVYLSATPGKYEMGIADGVVEQIIRPTGLVDPEIIVKPSKGQIDDLLEEIRLRSGRDERVLVTTLTKKMAEELTDFLGEHGVRVRYLHSDVDTLRRVELLSELRAGVYDVLVGINLLREGLDLPEVSLVAILDADKEGFLRSGTSLIQTIGRAARNVSGQVHMYADRVTDSMAKAIEETDRRREKQVAYNKERGIDPQPLRKRIADITDVLAREASDTEDLLRSKNRTKSGRGKSPTPQLRREGIAAEGAEQLEDMIKDLSDQMLAAASELKFELAGRLRDEVQDLKKELRAMERAGHA; encoded by the coding sequence ATGCAACCCACGCGCAGCGTCCGTCCGTTCGAGGTGATCAGCGAATACGAGCCGGCGGGCGACCAGCCGCAGGCCATCGCCGAGCTCGCGGCGCGCATCAATGCCGGCGAGACAGATGTCGTCCTTCTCGGTGCGACCGGTACGGGAAAGTCGGCGACGACGGCATGGCTGGTCGAACAGGTGCAACGCCCGACATTGGTGCTCGCCCACAACAAGACCCTCGCGGCGCAGTTGGCGAACGAGTTCAGAGAGCTCATGCCGAACAATGCGGTGGAGTACTTCGTCTCGTACTACGACTACTACCAGCCAGAGGCCTATGTGCCGCAGACCGACACCTTCATCGAGAAGGACTCCTCGGTCAACGCAGAGGTCGAGCGTCTGCGCCACTCCACGACGAACTCGCTGCTGTCACGGCGTGATGTGATCGTCGTCTCCACCGTGTCGTGCATCTACGGCCTCGGCGCGCCGGAAGAGTATCTGCGCGCGATGGTCGCGCTGCAGGTGGGGGAGCGCTACGACCGAGATGCGCTGATCCGTCAGTTCATCGCCATGCAGTACAACCGCAATGACGTCGACTTCTCGCGTGGCAACTTCCGGGTGCGGGGCGACACCATCGAGATCATCCCGGTCTATGAAGAGCACGCGATCCGCATCGAGCTGTTCGGCGATGAGATCGAAGCACTCTACACACTGCATCCGCTCACCGGCGAGGTCATCGAGAAGCTCGACGCAGTGCCGATCTTCCCGGCATCGCACTACGTCGCCGGCACGGATGTCGTCCAGCGGGCCATCGGCACGATAGAAGATGAACTCGCCGAGCGCTTGAAAGAGTTCGAGCGCCAGGGCAAGCTGCTCGAGGCGCAGCGGCTGCGCATGCGCACCACGTTCGATCTCGAGATGCTGCAGCAGCTCGGATTCTGCTCGGGCATCGAGAACTACTCCCGTCATATGGACGGCCGTGCGCCCGGCGAGCCTCCGCACACGCTGCTCGACTTCTTCCCCGATGACTTCTTGATGGTGATCGATGAGTCCCACGCAACCGTGCCTCAGATCGGCGCCATGTATGAGGGCGATGCCTCGCGCAAACGCACGCTGGTCGATCACGGTTTCCGCCTGCCCAGCGCCATGGACAACCGCCCCCTCCGGTGGGATGAGTTCAAGAACCGCATCGGTCAGACCGTTTATCTCTCGGCGACGCCTGGCAAGTACGAGATGGGCATCGCGGACGGCGTGGTCGAGCAGATCATCCGTCCGACCGGACTCGTCGACCCCGAGATCATCGTCAAGCCCTCCAAGGGGCAGATCGACGACCTGCTGGAGGAGATCCGTCTGCGTTCGGGACGGGATGAGCGCGTGCTCGTCACGACCCTGACGAAGAAGATGGCAGAAGAGCTCACCGACTTCCTCGGCGAGCACGGTGTGCGCGTGCGGTACCTGCACTCCGACGTCGACACTCTCCGCCGGGTCGAACTGCTGAGTGAATTGCGGGCCGGCGTCTACGACGTGCTCGTCGGCATCAACCTTCTCCGAGAGGGGCTCGACCTCCCTGAGGTGTCGCTGGTCGCGATCCTGGATGCTGACAAAGAAGGGTTCCTGCGTTCGGGTACCTCGCTCATCCAGACGATCGGTCGCGCGGCCCGAAACGTGTCGGGCCAGGTGCACATGTACGCCGACAGGGTGACCGATTCGATGGCGAAGGCGATCGAAGAGACCGATCGTCGTCGCGAGAAGCAGGTCGCGTACAACAAAGAACGCGGAATCGACCCGCAGCCGCTGCGCAAGAGGATCGCCGACATCACCGATGTGCTGGCACGCGAGGCGTCAGACACCGAAGACCTGCTGCGAAGCAAGAACAGGACGAAGTCCGGTCGCGGCAAGAGCCCGACGCCCCAGTTGCGTCGAGAGGGCATCGCCGCCGAAGGTGCCGAGCAACTGGAAGACATGATCAAGGATCTGTCCGATCAGATGCTCGCCGCGGCGTCAGAGCTGAAGTTCGAGCTCGCCGGTCGACTTCGCGACGAGGTGCAGGATCTCAAGAAAGAGCTGCGTGCCATGGAGCGCGCCGGGCACGCGTAG
- a CDS encoding MFS transporter, protein MAAARRGVNPEDFAGHVPRTRSYRRLIAGLFFAGVATFAQLYSLQAVLPQVSADLEVPASTAALTVSAATLGIAAAVIPWSLVADRIGRIPAMAVGIIVATSFGLAAPLSTEITVLLALRLGEGLALGAVPAVALAYLSEEVHARYVAAAAGSYTAGTTVGGLSGRLVAGPLAEAFDWRVCVWSVTVLCTAAAVLFLWLVPRARRFVPGRMRSDAGPGMLARLARALRSPRLLALYAQGFLLMGAFVAVYNYLGFHLIAPPFLLPVWLVTLLFLAYLAGTVSSPSAGALAARLGRRPVLLWAIGLFVVGAALMYVPIPIVILIGLVVFTAGFFGAHAIASSWAPVLADPESRAQAPSLYYFAYYAGSSLFGWALGVVFGHSGWGWFLATVIGMGVVAAVIAAVLLRSDVPTDA, encoded by the coding sequence GTGGCAGCGGCTCGCAGGGGAGTGAATCCGGAGGACTTCGCAGGGCATGTGCCCCGGACACGGTCGTATCGACGGCTGATCGCCGGGTTGTTCTTCGCCGGCGTCGCCACGTTCGCGCAGCTGTACTCACTGCAGGCGGTTCTCCCGCAGGTCTCCGCCGATCTCGAGGTGCCGGCATCCACGGCGGCCTTGACGGTCTCGGCCGCGACGCTTGGGATCGCTGCGGCCGTCATCCCCTGGTCGCTCGTCGCCGATCGCATCGGGCGGATCCCCGCGATGGCTGTCGGCATCATCGTGGCCACATCGTTCGGGCTCGCGGCGCCGCTGAGCACGGAGATCACGGTGCTTCTGGCGCTGCGTCTCGGCGAGGGGCTCGCGCTCGGTGCGGTACCCGCGGTGGCGCTCGCATATCTCAGCGAGGAGGTGCATGCGCGGTATGTCGCGGCCGCCGCGGGCAGCTACACGGCGGGCACCACCGTCGGTGGGCTGTCCGGGCGCCTGGTCGCGGGGCCGCTGGCTGAGGCGTTCGATTGGCGCGTCTGCGTCTGGAGCGTCACGGTGTTGTGCACGGCCGCAGCAGTGCTCTTCCTCTGGCTTGTCCCGCGCGCACGACGCTTCGTGCCGGGACGCATGAGATCGGATGCCGGCCCCGGCATGCTCGCACGACTCGCCCGTGCGCTGCGTTCGCCACGACTGCTGGCGCTGTATGCACAGGGTTTCCTGCTCATGGGAGCGTTCGTCGCGGTGTACAACTACCTCGGCTTCCACCTCATCGCGCCGCCGTTCCTGTTACCGGTCTGGCTGGTCACGCTGCTGTTCCTCGCCTACCTGGCGGGCACAGTGTCGTCGCCGTCAGCAGGAGCGCTGGCGGCGAGACTCGGACGTCGCCCGGTGCTGCTCTGGGCGATCGGTCTCTTCGTCGTAGGGGCGGCGTTGATGTACGTCCCCATACCGATCGTCATTCTCATCGGTCTCGTCGTGTTCACCGCAGGATTCTTCGGCGCGCACGCAATCGCGTCGAGCTGGGCCCCCGTCCTCGCCGATCCGGAGAGCCGTGCGCAGGCGCCGTCGCTGTACTACTTCGCGTACTACGCAGGGTCGAGCCTGTTCGGCTGGGCGCTCGGCGTCGTGTTCGGGCATTCCGGCTGGGGATGGTTCCTCGCCACGGTCATCGGTATGGGCGTGGTCGCCGCGGTCATCGCGGCGGTGCTGTTGAGATCGGACGTACCGACGGATGCCTAG
- a CDS encoding GNAT family N-acetyltransferase: MHHTFLNAYDSQLRTSSEMLRVSSIGRHGSLWFAVFPGGHGFVTYESLEGADADEISELVDAALAHFGARSDVTDVEWKTRAHDVAPGLHEILVSRGFVPEEPESIMIGEAALLAQEVRVPAGVEIRQVRDEAEILAMEEMLGGVFADQGWRTRAEATLAEWSAGSDTGLWIALVDDDIVSAGRLEPVADTDFAGLWGGATLPHWRGRGIYRALTARRARSALLQGKRFLNADCTEFSRPILERSGLIKVSTTTPYLRPQPST, translated from the coding sequence GTGCATCACACGTTCCTCAACGCCTATGACTCTCAACTGCGCACCTCATCAGAGATGTTGCGTGTGTCGAGCATCGGACGCCACGGGTCGTTGTGGTTCGCCGTGTTCCCTGGCGGGCACGGTTTCGTCACCTACGAATCCCTCGAAGGCGCCGACGCGGATGAGATCTCCGAACTCGTCGACGCAGCCCTGGCGCACTTCGGCGCCCGCTCCGACGTCACTGACGTCGAATGGAAGACGCGGGCGCACGACGTCGCGCCCGGCCTGCACGAGATCCTCGTCTCCCGTGGCTTCGTGCCGGAGGAACCGGAGTCGATCATGATCGGCGAGGCCGCCCTGCTCGCTCAGGAGGTGCGGGTCCCTGCCGGCGTGGAGATCCGGCAGGTGCGCGACGAGGCGGAGATCTTGGCGATGGAGGAGATGCTGGGCGGCGTCTTCGCCGACCAGGGCTGGCGGACACGTGCGGAGGCCACCCTGGCGGAGTGGTCGGCCGGCTCCGACACAGGACTGTGGATCGCGCTGGTGGATGATGACATCGTGAGCGCCGGACGCCTTGAGCCGGTCGCTGACACCGACTTCGCCGGCCTCTGGGGCGGTGCGACCCTGCCGCATTGGCGGGGCCGCGGCATCTACCGCGCGCTGACAGCCCGGCGTGCGCGTTCCGCCCTGCTGCAGGGCAAGAGATTTCTGAACGCGGACTGCACCGAGTTCTCCCGCCCGATCCTCGAGCGATCAGGACTGATCAAGGTGTCGACGACCACGCCGTACCTACGCCCTCAGCCGTCGACCTGA
- a CDS encoding ABC transporter permease, giving the protein MTDFADAAALEGAKRALELPGASAGRRSDAGTRGIWDRTVVRVAAGLILPVVILVAWQVVTASGMVPPYRLPTPASVFTAGVELAESGQLWTHIAISVQRVLLGFAIGSVIGLAIAGVVGLSRLGDVLLSPTLAAVRAVPSLAWVPLLILWLQIGEESKVTLIAIGAFFPVYTTVASALRHVDPQLVEAGRSFSLRGWSLFRTVQLPAVVPSVVSGLRLALAQAWLFLVAAELIASSMGLGFLLTDSQSTGRVDRILLSIVLLALLGTITNGILALVEKHLLKKWA; this is encoded by the coding sequence ATGACGGACTTCGCCGACGCAGCGGCACTCGAGGGCGCCAAGCGTGCGCTCGAGCTGCCCGGTGCCTCAGCGGGTCGGCGGTCGGATGCCGGCACCCGAGGCATCTGGGACCGCACCGTCGTGCGTGTCGCCGCCGGGCTGATCCTGCCCGTCGTCATCCTCGTCGCGTGGCAGGTCGTCACCGCGAGCGGCATGGTGCCGCCGTACCGCCTCCCCACGCCTGCATCCGTCTTCACCGCGGGCGTCGAGTTGGCCGAGTCCGGCCAACTCTGGACGCACATCGCGATCTCGGTGCAGCGTGTTCTGCTGGGATTCGCGATCGGATCCGTGATCGGCCTCGCCATCGCGGGGGTCGTCGGCCTCTCCCGGCTCGGAGATGTGCTGCTCAGCCCGACGCTCGCAGCCGTCCGTGCCGTGCCTTCGCTGGCGTGGGTGCCGCTGCTCATCCTGTGGCTGCAGATCGGCGAGGAGTCGAAGGTCACGCTGATCGCGATCGGTGCGTTCTTCCCCGTGTACACGACTGTCGCCTCGGCGCTGCGTCATGTCGACCCGCAGCTGGTCGAGGCAGGACGTTCATTCAGCCTGCGCGGCTGGTCGCTGTTCCGCACCGTCCAACTTCCTGCTGTGGTTCCTTCCGTGGTCTCGGGGCTGCGCCTCGCCCTCGCGCAGGCATGGCTGTTCCTCGTCGCGGCCGAGCTCATCGCTTCCTCGATGGGACTCGGCTTCCTGCTCACGGACTCGCAGAGCACAGGACGAGTCGATCGCATCCTGCTCTCGATCGTGCTGCTCGCACTGCTGGGGACGATCACGAACGGGATTCTCGCGCTGGTCGAGAAGCACCTGCTCAAGAAGTGGGCCTGA
- a CDS encoding CoA-binding protein, whose translation MSTSIPEDSCALPAPTEAVACALLGIADVASERTWVGPNQQERFALLRRSKSVAIVGASNNPSRASYFVTTYLLSSSPYEVYLVNPRETEILGQPVYASLADLPVVPDIVDVFRKHDDLPGVAQEAIDVGAKALWLQLGSWNEEAAALAETAGLSVVMDRCIKIEHARFHGGLHLAGFDTGVISSKRQLLAR comes from the coding sequence ATGAGCACTTCGATTCCCGAGGACTCCTGCGCTCTTCCTGCCCCGACGGAGGCTGTCGCCTGTGCACTGCTCGGCATCGCAGACGTCGCTTCCGAACGCACGTGGGTCGGTCCGAACCAGCAGGAGCGCTTCGCGCTGCTGCGCCGATCGAAGTCGGTCGCGATCGTCGGGGCATCCAACAACCCCTCGCGCGCGTCGTACTTCGTGACGACCTATCTGCTCTCCAGTTCGCCCTATGAGGTGTACCTCGTGAACCCGCGCGAGACGGAGATCCTCGGCCAGCCGGTGTACGCTTCGCTGGCAGATCTGCCGGTCGTCCCCGACATCGTCGACGTCTTCCGCAAGCATGACGATCTTCCCGGTGTCGCACAGGAGGCCATCGACGTCGGCGCGAAGGCACTGTGGCTCCAGCTCGGATCGTGGAACGAGGAAGCGGCCGCTCTCGCGGAAACCGCTGGGCTCTCAGTCGTGATGGACCGTTGCATCAAGATCGAGCACGCACGATTCCACGGCGGTCTGCATCTGGCGGGCTTCGACACCGGCGTGATCAGTTCGAAGCGGCAGCTGCTCGCGCGCTGA
- a CDS encoding ABC transporter ATP-binding protein has translation MTSALLAPRTGNAPVVVGAANAVRLENIERGFPMPEGRREVLRGVDVELAAGEIVAVVGPSGCGKSTLLRLVGGLDAPTGGRISLDGTGVTDTDERTAIAFQEPRLLPWRTLAQNVELGLPRGTRRRDKRERVRELLHLVGLDHAADQHPREVSGGMAQRASLARALARNPGVLLLDEPFGALDALTRLRMQDLLLEIHAAEPTTVLLVTHDVEEALYLADRVLLLRSLVDEADTDATSVARTITVPGIRPRDRADRGLADLRADLLEGLGVNTHHRISTEETR, from the coding sequence ATGACTTCCGCACTCCTTGCTCCGCGCACCGGCAACGCGCCGGTCGTCGTGGGTGCGGCGAATGCCGTCCGCCTCGAGAACATCGAGCGCGGCTTCCCCATGCCGGAGGGGCGACGCGAAGTCCTGCGCGGAGTCGACGTCGAGTTGGCGGCCGGCGAGATCGTCGCAGTCGTCGGTCCGTCCGGCTGCGGCAAGTCGACGCTCCTGCGCCTCGTCGGAGGGCTGGACGCTCCGACGGGCGGACGCATCAGTCTCGATGGCACCGGTGTCACCGACACCGACGAACGCACTGCCATCGCGTTCCAGGAGCCACGGCTGCTGCCATGGCGCACGCTCGCCCAGAACGTCGAGCTCGGACTGCCACGCGGTACGCGCCGTCGCGACAAGCGCGAGCGCGTGCGGGAACTGCTGCACCTGGTCGGCCTGGACCACGCGGCAGACCAGCATCCGCGTGAAGTGTCCGGAGGAATGGCGCAGCGCGCCTCACTCGCCCGCGCCCTCGCACGCAACCCTGGAGTGCTCCTGCTCGATGAGCCGTTCGGGGCGCTCGATGCCCTCACGCGCCTGCGGATGCAGGACCTTCTGCTCGAGATCCACGCGGCAGAACCGACGACCGTCCTCCTCGTCACCCATGACGTCGAGGAAGCCCTCTATCTCGCCGACCGCGTGCTGCTGCTGCGCTCGCTCGTCGACGAAGCCGACACGGATGCGACGTCCGTCGCGCGCACCATCACCGTGCCGGGCATCCGCCCGCGTGACCGCGCCGATCGCGGCCTCGCGGACCTTCGCGCCGACCTTCTCGAAGGGCTCGGCGTGAACACCCACCACCGCATTTCCACCGAGGAGACCCGATGA
- a CDS encoding aliphatic sulfonate ABC transporter substrate-binding protein gives MSTITRRIVPAIAIAGTMMLVATGCVAGENADASAPDDSAASGDWSSDTLTVDFATYNPLSLVVKDQGILEDILGDDVEVEWVQSAGSNKANELLRSGSVDVGSTAGSAALLARANGSPIQVIDIYSQPEWSAIVVGPDSGITSLEDLAGTSIAATKGTDPYFFLLQALEEGGLSLDDVEVQNLQHADGRAALDGGSVDAWAGLDPIMAAAEVESGDQLIYRNVDFNTYGFLNATEDFINNHADLAQAVVDAYEQARVWALENPEETAALLAEVAGIDIEVATTVIEERSNLDVNGIPGDAQIEVLEKIAPVLVDSGDVQGGQESVDKALETIVNATFAEKAAKGE, from the coding sequence ATGAGCACCATCACCCGCCGAATCGTCCCTGCGATCGCCATCGCGGGAACGATGATGCTCGTCGCCACTGGCTGCGTCGCCGGAGAGAACGCGGACGCGTCCGCCCCTGACGATTCCGCCGCGTCGGGAGACTGGTCCTCCGACACACTCACCGTCGACTTCGCGACCTACAACCCGCTCAGCCTCGTCGTCAAGGACCAGGGCATCCTCGAAGACATCCTCGGCGATGACGTCGAGGTCGAGTGGGTGCAGTCCGCCGGGTCGAACAAGGCCAACGAGCTGCTGCGGTCCGGCTCGGTCGACGTGGGATCGACGGCAGGATCGGCGGCGTTGCTCGCACGCGCCAACGGCTCGCCGATTCAGGTCATCGACATCTACTCGCAGCCGGAGTGGTCGGCGATCGTCGTCGGGCCCGACAGCGGCATCACATCGCTCGAAGACCTCGCCGGCACCTCGATCGCCGCGACCAAGGGCACCGACCCGTACTTCTTCCTGTTGCAGGCGCTCGAAGAGGGCGGCCTCTCGCTCGACGACGTGGAGGTGCAGAACCTGCAGCATGCCGACGGCCGCGCCGCTCTCGACGGCGGCTCCGTCGATGCCTGGGCGGGCCTTGACCCGATCATGGCCGCCGCTGAGGTTGAGTCGGGCGATCAGCTCATCTACCGCAACGTCGACTTCAACACCTACGGCTTCCTCAACGCCACCGAGGACTTCATCAACAACCACGCCGACCTCGCACAGGCCGTCGTCGACGCCTACGAGCAGGCACGCGTCTGGGCGCTCGAGAACCCCGAGGAGACCGCGGCGCTGCTCGCAGAGGTCGCCGGAATCGACATCGAGGTCGCGACGACAGTGATCGAAGAGCGTTCCAACCTCGACGTGAACGGCATCCCCGGCGATGCGCAGATCGAGGTCCTCGAGAAGATCGCACCCGTGCTCGTCGACTCCGGCGATGTGCAGGGCGGTCAGGAGTCGGTTGACAAGGCGCTCGAGACGATCGTGAACGCCACCTTCGCCGAGAAGGCGGCCAAGGGCGAATGA
- a CDS encoding O-acetylhomoserine aminocarboxypropyltransferase/cysteine synthase family protein has protein sequence MTEEHRFGFRTRALHAGGTPDASTGARAVPIYQTTSFVFDDAADAGNLFALQKYGNIYSRIGNPTVAALEERLASLEGGIGAVATASGMSAEFITFAALVGAGDHVVASAQLYGGTVTQLDVTLRRFGVETTFVPSSDPAEFAAAIRPETKVVYVEMIGNPSGEIADIEGLAAVAHAAGVPLVVDATLATPYLARPLEHGADIVIHSVTKFLGGHGTTLGGIVIEKGTFDWGNGKFPQMTEPVESYGGIKWWDNFGEYGFLTKLRSEQLRDIGPALSPQSAFNLLQGVETLPQRIDAHLANARVVAEWLDADSRVSYVTWAGLEEHPHHERAAKYLPLGPGSVFAFGVAAEDGRAAGEAVIENLQLASHLANIGDARTLVIHPASTTHRQLTESQLVAAGVRPDLIRISVGLEDADDIIWDLDQALTAATGATR, from the coding sequence ATGACGGAAGAACACCGCTTCGGGTTCCGTACCCGAGCACTCCACGCCGGCGGCACGCCCGACGCATCCACCGGTGCCCGCGCCGTGCCGATCTATCAGACGACGTCGTTCGTGTTCGACGACGCCGCGGATGCGGGCAACCTCTTCGCGTTGCAGAAGTACGGCAACATCTACTCGCGCATCGGCAACCCCACGGTGGCTGCGCTCGAAGAGCGGTTGGCGTCGCTCGAAGGCGGCATCGGGGCCGTGGCCACGGCATCCGGTATGAGCGCTGAGTTCATCACGTTCGCCGCTCTCGTCGGCGCCGGCGACCACGTCGTCGCCTCGGCGCAGTTGTACGGCGGCACGGTCACCCAGCTGGATGTCACGCTGCGGCGGTTCGGCGTCGAGACGACCTTCGTGCCGTCGAGCGACCCCGCCGAGTTCGCCGCCGCGATCCGACCCGAGACCAAAGTCGTCTACGTCGAGATGATCGGGAACCCATCGGGCGAGATCGCCGACATCGAGGGGCTCGCAGCAGTCGCGCATGCGGCAGGCGTGCCGCTCGTCGTCGATGCGACGCTGGCGACGCCGTACCTCGCGCGGCCGCTCGAGCACGGTGCCGACATCGTGATCCACTCCGTCACGAAGTTCCTGGGTGGCCACGGTACGACCCTCGGCGGCATCGTGATCGAGAAGGGCACGTTCGACTGGGGGAACGGCAAGTTCCCCCAGATGACCGAGCCGGTGGAGTCGTACGGTGGCATCAAGTGGTGGGACAACTTCGGTGAGTACGGCTTCCTGACCAAGCTCCGCTCGGAGCAGCTTCGTGACATCGGTCCTGCGCTCAGCCCGCAGTCGGCTTTCAATCTGCTGCAGGGCGTCGAGACGCTTCCGCAGCGCATCGACGCGCACCTCGCGAACGCGCGGGTCGTCGCGGAGTGGCTGGATGCCGACTCGCGGGTGTCGTACGTCACGTGGGCCGGGCTCGAAGAGCACCCGCACCATGAGCGAGCGGCGAAGTACCTTCCGCTCGGGCCAGGTTCCGTGTTCGCCTTCGGCGTCGCGGCTGAGGACGGACGTGCCGCCGGAGAGGCGGTCATCGAGAACCTGCAACTCGCCTCCCACCTCGCGAACATCGGCGATGCGCGCACGCTCGTCATCCACCCCGCTTCCACCACGCATCGTCAACTGACGGAGTCGCAGCTCGTCGCGGCCGGCGTGCGCCCGGATCTGATCCGCATCTCGGTCGGTCTCGAAGACGCGGACGACATCATCTGGGATCTCGATCAGGCTCTCACCGCGGCGACAGGAGCGACCCGATGA
- the coaE gene encoding dephospho-CoA kinase → MPLIALTGGIASGKSTIARRLEAHGAVVVDADQIVRDVQAPGTPVLGAIAAAFGDELIDSSGALDRAALGARVFSDPDALARLNGIVHPAVRRESQRRFEAAFAEDPHAVVVYDVPLLVEARVDDPWDLIVVAHAPAAVRLHRLTELRGMEPQEAQNRIDAQVSDEKRLAIADVVIDTAGQIEQTEQQVDALWQRLAGE, encoded by the coding sequence ATGCCTCTCATCGCGCTGACCGGGGGAATCGCCTCCGGTAAGTCCACGATCGCCCGTCGGCTCGAAGCGCATGGCGCGGTGGTCGTGGATGCGGATCAGATCGTGCGCGATGTGCAGGCACCGGGCACGCCGGTGCTCGGTGCGATCGCAGCGGCTTTCGGTGACGAACTGATCGATTCGTCGGGGGCGCTGGATCGCGCAGCACTCGGCGCGCGAGTTTTCTCGGACCCCGATGCGCTCGCGCGGCTGAACGGCATCGTTCACCCCGCTGTGCGACGTGAGTCGCAGCGCCGATTCGAAGCCGCGTTCGCCGAAGACCCGCACGCGGTGGTCGTGTACGACGTGCCGCTGCTCGTCGAGGCCCGCGTCGACGACCCATGGGATCTGATCGTCGTCGCGCATGCTCCCGCCGCCGTGCGACTGCACCGGCTGACCGAGCTGCGCGGGATGGAACCGCAGGAGGCGCAGAATCGTATCGACGCCCAGGTGTCGGACGAGAAGCGGCTCGCGATCGCGGATGTCGTGATCGATACCGCCGGACAGATTGAACAGACCGAACAGCAGGTGGATGCCCTGTGGCAGCGGCTCGCAGGGGAGTGA